TCAAACTTACCACTTCATAGAATGTCTGACGCATTTTCCGCTGCATCTCTGCAATCTTGACATCTTCTCGCTCGATATCGTTTTTGATATGCGCTTCCAGATCCTTTGGTTCGACTTGACCGTTTTCATGGAGTACATGTAGAATGATTTCCTAGTTGGTTGGTAAGCCATTGCGTATGAATATATatagagagagagagggaatCACCTCGGGAGTCATCTTGTGGGAAAACCCATCTAACAGCAATCTAAACGTCTTTCCCAACCCATCGAGATGATCCACCGCCACCCTCGTAAAAACATCGAGCGCCATCTCATTCGCACCCTCAAATCCCGCATGTGCCAACATGCCCGCCGAACACTTTTTCATAACCCTGACAGCTTCCTCCTGCCCAACTTGTCCACCTTGAGtcaatcttctttcccgTGCTGCCTTGTTTTCCATTCGCCGGAAATCACGTCGTTCGATTcgttcctcttccgctttttccttctctgccGGTGTGGGCGACAGTCCGCGGGGGGGGTGGAGGATACCGAtaccgccgccgccgccctCGGCTTCGATACGTTGAAACTCGGTGATACGCTGCATCGCTTGGCGCGCCGCATTGAGATTATTGATCGTCCGGCGAACGACCGCTTTGACGGATACCgttgtcgtcgtcgtcttcttcttcttgtcgtGTAGGGGTGGATTACCAGCATCTTTTAGATGTAAAGcttcatcgtcgtcgtctCCACTAGCAATGATACCATTGGGTAACCgtggcggtggtggcggcggtggtggtttGGGCCTATATCGCCTGACTGGTTCAGGTGGTACCATTTTTGGAATAGCCGGCATGCCCGTTATGAGCGTTTCGTCATCCATCATTTTCCCCCACCAAGCTCCCTCCAATCTactttcctcatccccatcatcatccccgACCGCCTCACCCTCACCCCACCCCACCCCaccctcaccctcaccTCGTTCTTCCTGCGCATCGAGAAAAGTCGAATGCGCTGGGTACCAAGCGGGTGGTGCATAACCATGTAACGATTCTCGGGCTTTACCTTTATCCGAAAACGACGGGCCGGCATGCGTGAGGGATAAGAAGGATAACGAGGGGATGCTGTAAGGGGTGCGAAGGAGAGCGGGGACGTTGTCGAGGTTGGTAGTAAGTGGGGGTCTTTCTGCAGAAGGcgaaggcaaaggcaaaggcgaAGGCTACGGTCAAAAATGTCAGCTTGCTGTTAAAGTCGATGGGTTAAGAGACGTACACTGCGTCGGTTGATACCGTTCACGTGGCCGTTCAATCgagatgatgacgaagctACACTGGTCCCCCGtcgtcctcttccgtcTTTACCTGGTGtttctctctcaccttTCGTCTCCGCACCCCCTTCACGAAAACCCTGGCTGGCCACATGCAAAAAATCATTTGCGTCTCTGTCGACGACGGGCTCGCCTTCTGCATCTCCTTCGCCAAAGGCATCATCACTTTCTCCCgctgcatcttcatcgtctccTCCCAGCCCAGCACCACTCGCGTCATCTCTCAACCTCGAACCTAGTGCGACGGCGGGTCCGGGACCTAGGCCGGGACCAGCAACGGAGCTgagagaaggcgaagcGGTGCCCGTAGCGGAGGGTAAGAGGGATTGTAATTGCTTGTTCCGTTCTGTGCGGTCTGCGAGGTATTCAAGGTGATGATCTGCTTTTTGTTTCATGAATTGGGCAGCTGCGCGAAGTGGATGCGACTTTTCGCATTCTAGTTTAGCATATACATATACAACGCTATAGGTTATAGGCATAGATGGACTCACCTCTTGGCTGTTGTATTCAAAGCAATTCTTCCATATCAAGTCGAGATCAGCTGCAAACTCGGCCTTGTTTTTGTATTTCCTGGCTTTGGCATTGCGTAGGATGGTGGACAGGTCCATGGGCCGCTTGATGACTAGGGACCAAATTAAAAAGTGTGTCCGTCAGCAAAATGATGgagtggatggatggattaTGATACACACCGTCATAATAATCCGGTGCTTCCCTTTTGGATACGGGTTTTTGAAACGGTATTGACTCTGGCTGTCGAGTCAACTGGTAAGTGATGCTTTCTATCTGGCCGATGTGAGACATACGCTGGTCTTGAGTTCATTGACGATATTCTCCAAGCTTTCGTAGAATGCATCTGCTGATATTTTGACTGCACCCTGTTGCCGAGAGCAACGGCGGGGGAGATGGTCAGTGGCTGCGTCGCTGCAAGGGGTGACGGGGGCCTACCTTGACTGACTGTACGTCTACGAGGAGTTGCTGGAATGCGGGGTCTGCGAGGTTTGGTGCGTGGGGGACATCGCCCAGGAAGTTGAGGAGGTACTGCAGGGGAGGTGAGCGGTGGCGTCACGCAGAGGGGACTTGCCTTCATGGTGCGGGGATTAGCTGGGGTTAGCTGGGGAGACAGAGAcaaaggcagaagaggcagcGGGAATCGCCCGTTATGGATCCCTCCGCGtcctccaccctccacTCTTCACGCTTCACTCTTCACTCCCCTTCAAGCCCCCGATGTCCCCCgccccctccaccacctccccaAGCAGCCATACACCGCCATCGAGTACCCGGGCCCCGTGTCGCACCCCGCCGCCATCCTCGCCTACGCCTCCCAGGACGACATCAACACATGCTTCAACGCCCCCGCTGCACATCCTGCCGACCTCCAGCTCCGCTTCCGTGGCGATGCGCCAGGCCCGCCCCTCAGAGGATACAGGATACCCAGCCAGAAACTCCTCATGAAAATCGTAAAGCGCAGCAGGAAACAGACTGCTGCCACCACAAACGACAATGGCCAAGGCGTCTTTAGAGCCGAAATGGTAGGCACAGTGAACCACACCG
This DNA window, taken from Cryptococcus deuterogattii R265 chromosome 3, complete sequence, encodes the following:
- a CDS encoding transcriptional activator SPT7, giving the protein MDLSTILRNAKARKYKNKAEFAADLDLIWKNCFEYNSQESHPLRAAAQFMKQKADHHLEYLADRTERNKQLQSLLPSATGTASPSLSSVAGPGLGPGPAVALGSRLRDDASGAGLGGDDEDAAGESDDAFGEGDAEGEPVVDRDANDFLHVASQGFREGGAETKGERETPGKDGRGRRGTSVASSSSRLNGHVNGINRRSPSPLPLPSPSAERPPLTTNLDNVPALLRTPYSIPSLSFLSLTHAGPSFSDKGKARESLHGYAPPAWYPAHSTFLDAQEERGEGEGGVGWGEGEAVGDDDGDEESRLEGAWWGKMMDDETLITGMPAIPKMVPPEPVRRYRPKPPPPPPPPRLPNGIIASGDDDDEALHLKDAGNPPLHDKKKKTTTTTVSVKAVVRRTINNLNAARQAMQRITEFQRIEAEGGGGGIGILHPPRGLSPTPAEKEKAEEERIERRDFRRMENKAARERRLTQGGQVGQEEAVRVMKKCSAGMLAHAGFEGANEMALDVFTRVAVDHLDGLGKTFRLLLDGFSHKMTPEEIILHVLHENGQVEPKDLEAHIKNDIEREDVKIAEMQRKMRQTFYEVATAPVIQDDMMFADDGEMLVDGNFADELGEDFLGLRELGIDREYGLTSLTVPQSLFYGRRKRLANSANGAAGKSDLAYPPPPSFIPLAATTLYTHVPALLHAFYAARIEAGHSLDEDDAFEVAHSQIGSLGQIVVKGKTGDNKGDGKGKGKKREREGEDETGERKKSGKKQPGVGKGNWTRPSKEEKARLADEKNAANSVKAEAVAVAGDEDAVGEEEDAEGEEE